GCCGACGGCCGCGAGCATCACGACGCCGAGGATCATCGCAAGGGGCTGGACCCAGAGCGTATCGAAGCCACCGATCACGCCGAGGTACAAGGCGCCTGCCAAGCTTCCGCCGCCGAGTGTGATGGCACCTTGCAACCAGCCCGGCCCACTCAGCCGGGTCCAGATCAAGAGCTTGCGTGGCCAAAGCGCAAGCTCCGCCTCATCAATGGCTTCAGATCGGCGAGCGTCGACGTCGGAATCAGTCACCGGCCGGAGCGTACCACTTAAGAAGGGCCGGCACACACCCCGGCCGCCGCAACGGTGATCCCGACCGCTTTCTGCCCGATAACACTGATTATGTGAAGTACATCATGACAGCAATCAGCATCGATGCGTCAATCGGCTCGCGACCCAAGCCAGCGGCCCTAGGAAGACGTGTGCCGCCTCGGCGTGACCACGCTTCGAGACGACTTCGGCAAGCCGAGGGCCGACCACGTCGTACCGCCTGCGTAGCCATGCGTGGAGCTTCGGATGCTGCTCCATCAGCGTCGCTTCGAACGCACGCAACATGTGGAGCTGTCGGTGTCCCGTTCGCTCCGAGCGTCGCGATGCCGCGGCGGCGGTTGCGACGAAGCAGGAACCAGGCGGCTGAGTCGGAAGCTCCCGGTAGAGCTTCAGGGCGCTCAGGCGCGCCATCGTCAACGCGATCGCTTCCAAACCCACGATCAAGATCAGAGTGAAAAGCACCAGCTGCCAATGCGTCGGATTCAGCGGCTTGTCATTCGGTATCCAGCGGTAAAGCAGCAAGCCGACACCAGCGAACGCGGCTGCCGAAGCCGGTGCCGCGACGAAAACAGCCATCACCACGGGGAAGATCGGGAACAGGAGCACGTGCGGTCCAAAGACCATCGCAACCGCGAAGAGGAGCACGCACAACAGGAACAGTCCGCCCGCCCAGATCGGCGGCGTGATCGCGCGGCGGATCCGGATCAGGCCGACCGCCCAGACGATGACCAGCACCACGCTCGTCGCGACTCCGCCAGTCAGTTGCACGGCGAGCGAGCGCGGGAGCCGCTGCGGATCACCCTCTGCAACGCCAGTCGCGACAATCACGCTGAACGTCAGTCCCATCAACAACCCAGTCCCCAGGCCCACCCAGACGAATCGACTTTCGCGCGCACGGTCCGGGTAAAACACGGCCACGGTCATGGCGATCCACCCGGCCAGCAGGAATGGCACCAACGGCCAGAGCGCACCGAGCATCGGGAGCATCGTGACCCACGCGAGTGGCTTTCCATTCTGCCACCCGACCATGATCGTGCCGTACGCAGGTTTCTGATTGAGCACCAGTCCGAAGATCGGGTAGCCGATGCCAAACGCGGTCAGCACGACACGAAGGAACACGTGCCGTGGTGGGCGGACCAACTCCGATCGCGCAGACGCGTAACCGAGCGGCGTTGAAGCAGTCGGCTCAACGACCTCGGCTTCGAGGATGGGGTCGGTATCGGGCAAGGAAGTACGTTAACGCGGACGTGCTACGACTTTTGTCACACAAGAGTGCACGTAGCGGCAGGTGCAGGTGCCGGCTATCGTCGCTAGGCTCATGGCCGGTGTCGACGGCGCATCCATTATCAACGCGACGCCAAGCACCTCGGCCGACGCCACCGCGTGGTTGCTGCTCTTCGCCGTCTTTGCCCCGGCAGCCGCTGGAGTTCTGACGCTGCTGGTCCCACGGACGCTGACCGGTACCAAGGCCTTCGTCGCGCTGGCCGGACCTTTCGCGGCGCTCGTGCTGATCGGCACGCATCTGTCGCGTCATGGGACACACGCGGGACGGGTCGTGCTTGAGTGGATGCCGGCGCTTAACTTGGACTTCGCCTTCAACGCGGACCCGCTTGGGGCATTTTTCGCCCTGCTGGTCGCGGGCATTGGCTGCCTGATCTGTCTTTACGGCCGGGCGTACCTGGGCAACGAGCCGGCAGACGTCGGCAAGTTCTTTCCGCTGATCACGTCGTTCATGACGGCGATGCTCGGGTTGGTTCTGGCGGACGACCTGATCCTGATGCTGCTTTTCTGGGAGATGACCAGCATCACCAGCTTTCTGCTGATCGGCTGGAACTTCAAGGACCCGAAGGGCGTCAAGAACGCACTTCAGGCCTTCGCCACGACAGGCTTTGGCGGGCTTTCGCTGCTGGGCGGGCTCGTCTGGATGGGTGCGGCGACCGGTCAGTGGAGCTTTACCGAACTCAGCGACGTCGTCGCCTCTCCCGGGACGGTCGCTGCGTTCCTCCTGATCTTCGGCGGCATCGCAGCCAAGAGCGCGCAGTGGCCGCTGCATTTCTGGTTGCCCGGTGCGATGGCCGCCCCGACGCCGATCTCGGCCTACCTGCACTCGGCGGCGATGGTCAAGGCCGGCATCTACCTGCTGGCCCGCCTTTGGCCCGACCTCGCCGCGTTCGACGTCTGGCCTTGGATTGTCGTGGGCTTCGGCAGCGTGACAATGCTTCTCGGTGCGTGGATCGCCCTGCAGCGCGACATTCTCAAACAGATTCTCGCGTACACGACCGTCAGTCAGCTCGGCCTACTGGCGTGCGCTTTTGGCCTCAGCCACTTCATCTACAAGGGCGAGCACAACGTCGTCTGGGGCAACGCCCAAATCCTAAATCACGCCCTTTACAAGGCGAGCCTCTTCATCCTGGCCGGTGGCGTGACGCATTCGCTGGGCATCAAAGCTCTCAGCGGCCTTCGCGGCGCGTGGCATGCAGGCGGTGAGCGGAAGCTCTTCGCGGTGCTGTTCCTGCTGGCGATGATCGCCCTGGCCGCCCTGCCAGGGACGTTCAGCTTCTTCGCGAAAGAGGCATTTCTTTACCAAATCTGGCACGGCTTCAAGGAAACGAAGTCGCCGCTAATGGTCGCGCTGCTCGTCGGCACGGTCTTCGTCAGCGTCTGCAACGTTGCGATCCTCGTTCGATTCGCCCAGACGTTCTTCGATCGTGAGCCGGCCGAGGCGTCGCACGACGACCACCATGGCCACGACACCTTGTTCTGGCACGCCCTGCTCTGGCTGCCCGCGGCGCTGCTTATCTCGCTGCAGTACATCGGCGGAATCGTCGGGTCGCCGATGGCCAAGCTGTTCCTGCCGATCGAGGCGACCCCGTTCTACCTCGAGGC
The nucleotide sequence above comes from Planctomycetota bacterium. Encoded proteins:
- a CDS encoding DUF6688 family protein; translated protein: MPDTDPILEAEVVEPTASTPLGYASARSELVRPPRHVFLRVVLTAFGIGYPIFGLVLNQKPAYGTIMVGWQNGKPLAWVTMLPMLGALWPLVPFLLAGWIAMTVAVFYPDRARESRFVWVGLGTGLLMGLTFSVIVATGVAEGDPQRLPRSLAVQLTGGVATSVVLVIVWAVGLIRIRRAITPPIWAGGLFLLCVLLFAVAMVFGPHVLLFPIFPVVMAVFVAAPASAAAFAGVGLLLYRWIPNDKPLNPTHWQLVLFTLILIVGLEAIALTMARLSALKLYRELPTQPPGSCFVATAAAASRRSERTGHRQLHMLRAFEATLMEQHPKLHAWLRRRYDVVGPRLAEVVSKRGHAEAAHVFLGPLAWVASRLTHRC